ACGCTGCTGCCGTCCACCGCTTTGAGCGCACGACCCCGCCAGCGGTAGTCTCCGCCCAACGAGCGATCCAAGCCTTCCACCAAGTGCTCGTGGATGGCTTCGAGCATCTCTTCAGGCAGCCGCTGGCGCGCCTTGCAGTAGGAGGAAGTGTCCGCGCTGGGGACCGGAAGCTCCGCTGCCGCACTCCAGCTCTGCACTCGCGCCACCGCTTGCGCGCAGGAGCTATCCTCACTGAGCGCCTGACTCAAAAACGCCCAGAAG
This region of Verrucomicrobiota bacterium genomic DNA includes:
- a CDS encoding transposase domain-containing protein — translated: MKRELERVRGSGLGELQGMLKEVIPPELVGRHASNGRRRRLPQEVAFWAFLSQALSEDSSCAQAVARVQSWSAAAELPVPSADTSSYCKARQRLPEEMLEAIHEHLVEGLDRSLGGDYRWRGRALKAVDGSSV